The following DNA comes from Desulfobaculum xiamenense.
GCCGATACTGAGCCGCATAGGTCCAGAGTTTCAGAAGGTGGACAATGCCATCCGGGCCAAGGCGGCGAAGCAGCTTCTTCGTCTTGTGATGGCTGAAGAATGTGGTCGAAATCCGAATGTCGGCGTTCATCTCCTGCGCCCCTTCGTCTGAGGCCCCCCTCCCCGCTCCACCCCGCACCACGCCGTGACCACCACTCCGGCCCGGCTGATAATGACGTTCATGTCCCCGAGCCGATACAGGAAGCGTCCGCCCCGCTGCGGATAGCCGCGGCCCCGAGAGAGCACGTTGCCCACCTGCTGACGGGTGATGCCGCGCTCCCGCATCCGTTCCCGCGCATGGTCACTCATCCAGACTATCATCCGACCTCCTCCGCGCCCGGAACCAGCGGCCCCGGACGGTATTTCTCGCGCTCGTGGAAGGCCTGCGTTTCCTCGATCTCCTGACAGGCCTTCCGGGCAAGCGCCCGCGTTTCATCGGGGGAAGCTCCGCACTCGATGGCGCGGCAGAATTCGGCGTGTGCGAGGTGATCGTGAACCATCTCCTCGTGCAGGGAATGACCGTCCGGAACAGGGCATCCGGCGGGAACAGCCCGCATGCCATAGCGCTCGCACAGCGCTTCCAGCACGGGTGCGGGGTCGAGGGAATCAAGCAGGATGAGGAACTGGCGCAGGTTGAGCTGGCGCTCGTCGTAGGGATTGAGCTTGGAATAGAGGGAACTCGCGGATATGCCGACACGGTCGGCCAATGCCTCGACCGAAAGCCGGTCCTGCCCGATGACCATCCGATGCACGGCGCTCAGCACCGGCATAGTGTTGCGCTGCCGCATGGGAAAACCTCCGATGCGATTGTCCTTGCGAGGCAGGGGCAGGCGGCTAAAATAGGCATCATCGAAATCCCCGCTACCGCCCATCTGCCGATGGTCTGCTGCTTACCTGCCTGTTCCTATCCGAGGCCGATCCGAATTCATCCCGGCGCTGGTTCGGAAGGCCCATCAAAAATGTCCGGCCGCAACACATGAGCAGGAATGCCGAAGGCTCTTTCGTATCGCTTCGCAGCGGACGGGCTAACCCTCCGCAACCCTTGACAATGACGCCAAACTGAGGGAGGTCCAAGCCCCACCATACTGGCCATAGCCTCGTACGTGAGGTGATGCGCCTTCCGGAAACGCTCAAGTGTATTCATGAGCAATAAATTACCAGTTGGAAATATTTTTGACAAGAGGCATTGCCCTATGGAAACTAAAACCCACGTAAGCGATGAGGGTATGAGATATTTCGCTGAATACCCCCGCATTGTCGAACTCATCATCGAGCGCATCGAAGCCCTGAAAGACAAGGGGCAAAGCTACGCTGCGACCGCAAAGCTCATCGGCGTAAAGCCCCCAACCATCACCCGCTGGCTCAAGGGGGATCGGTCGAAATTGTCCCTCGACATCTTCCTCCGCTGCATGGACGCGCTTCAGATTCAACCCCACGATGTCTTTTCAGGTATCACGCCAGACCTCCAGGAGTACGACTTCATCCCGAAGGTAACCGCCAAGCTTGGCTGCGGCAGCGGCTCCCTTCAGGTGGAAAGCGACGTCCAAGGCCTCTACGCCTTCCGCTCGGACTTCCTCGAAATGTGGCACTTCCACAAAAGCAGGCTTGTCATGTTCGAAGCCACGGGCGACAGCATGAGTCCCACCATTGAGGATGGCGACAACATACTCATCTCCACAGGCACCGACATGGCACCGCGCACGGGAGAACTCTGGGCTATCGGCATCGACGAAGAGCTTCTCATCAAACGTATTGAGCGCCGCCCCGGTGTTCTCGTTCTGAAATCCGACAACTTGTCGTACAAACCAATCGAAGTCCCTCTTAATGATCACGCCAACATCCGCTTGATTGGCAAAGCCCTTTGGCTTGCCAGAATTCTCTAACTTCCCACCCCACAAAAATTTTTTCACTTTTTGTTACCAATTGTCAGCGTTTTGTTGACCTAAAAATTACCTCTTGGTAATATCTGTTTCCAAGAGGAAAACACCACCCCGATACGCCCCGAAGCCACGCGAGCCTCGGCCGCAGAAGTAGGGAGACGCAGGAGTGGGGGTTCCAAAGCCACGAGTCCCGAGCACGGCAAGCCGCAAGCCACAAGGCGGGAAAGCACGCGACGGCAGGGACGACGGCACAAATTCCGAAACGTCGGGGTTTGCGGAGAGAGAGCCGCGAAGGAAGTCGAGGAGAGGACTTTCGCCAAGGGGATCCTTCCCCCGCCCACCACTCTTCACGATTCAGCGGTGACTCCTGGCCGGGCGCAAGGACATGTGACCCGGCCCCTCCCCAAGCCCCGACACACCACCGGAGGTCGCCATGGAATGGGTTTACGACAGCGCGTCGCACCGTCTCATGACGTTCGTGAAGACCCGGTCCGGCCGCATCATGCAGCTCACGGCGGACGATCTCGGCTCGCTGCGGGCAATGTACGAAGCCATCGTGCGCAAGGCGGTGGCAGCATGACCAGCGGCATCCGTAGCGCTTCGCCCCTGCGTCACGGCCTCACTCTTATTCTCACCATCGTAGCCGACGCCCTGCAATTCTGGATTCTCGCGGTCCTCTTCATCCTCGCCCTCGGCGCTCTCTGGAAGCTGGGCAACGTCCTCGAAGCCTCGCTCAACTAGGCGAACCCCCCTCGGCGTCTGCCACGCGGACGCGCCCGGCCTCGCCGGGAAGGAGAGAACCATGATCATCGTCGATCCGACGCACACCATCACCGGCAGGCTCTGCCCGAAATGCCTCGAACTGATCGGGCGCTGCGAGCGGCTCCACAAGGCTCCAGACGGCACCCTCGAATGCCGGGTCGCGGGCTGCGGATTCCGCGCCACGCCGGAGGAGCGCGACGAACAGATGCGCGCCCTCATCTACGAATCGTGCCTGCGCACGGGCTGCCCCTGCCCCGACGCCATGCGCCCCAGCTGGGCGCGGTCGGACAACGCCCTCAAGGAGGCCACATCGTGACCAGCATGCGAAACAACACCGCCGTCGTCCCGGCAACGCGACCCGCGGCACAGGTCCCGGCCATGCCCGCGCCCGTCGAGCAGTTCGCCATGCAGGCCGACGAGCTCAAGGCGCAGGTCACGCTCATCCAGAACGTGATGAACGCCGTCATGAAGCCGGGCGAGCACTACGGCACCATCCCCGGCTGCGGCGACAAGCCCGCCCTGCTCAAGCCCGGCGCAGAAAAGCTGGCCATGACCTTCCGCCTCGCCCCCTCCTACGAGATTGAACGCATCGACCTGCCGAACGGGCACCGCGAGTATCAGGTCACCGCCACACTCACCTCCGTCATGACCGGGTCCTACCTCGGGCAGGGTGTGGGCGCGTGCTCCACCCGCGAAGGCAAGTACCGCTACCGCTCCGAAGACACAGGCCGCGCCGTGCCCAAGGAATATTGGGACACGCGGGACCGGCAGCTCCTCGGCGGCCCCCAGTTCACGCCGCGCAAGAGCAAAGGGGAATGGTGCATCGTCGAGCGCGTCGAACACGACAATCCCGCCGACTACTACAACACGTGTCTCAAGATGGCGAAGAAACGGGCGCTGGTGGACGCGGTCCTCACCGCCACGGCGGCCAGCGACATCTTCACGCAGGACGTCGAGGACGATCCGAGCCTGTACGGCGGCAAGCCCGCCCAGACGGCGCAGCCCGGACAGCGGCAGGCCGCCCCGACACAGGGCGCGGCACCCCGACGCAACGGCGGCGGACGCGCCAGCGCCAAGCAGCTCACGGCCATCGGCAGGATGATAGACGGACGGCTCGGCTGGGACGAACGCACCACGCTGGCCGCCGTGAACGGCTTCCTCGGCGCGGAGGTGGACACGCTGGCCGATCTGACCATGGCGCAGGCCTCGGCCATCATCGACGCCCTTGGCAACGGCACGCTCGCGGCTCCGGACTCCATGAGCCGCATGGACGACGCACCGTTCTAGAAGGAGGCCCATCATGCTCAGGATCCACGACACGGAGCAGGCAATCCATGATCTGTTCGACGCAGCCGAGGAAATGGCATCCCGGCCCGAGGACTTCACCGACGAGGAACGCGCTGAAATCCAGCGTGCGCTGGAAGAACAAGCCGATCTCCTCGCCAGCGAGGAGGCGGAACACGCGGACCGCTACGCCTTCGTGATTCGCAAGCGTCTCGACGAGGCGAGCTTTCTCCGCGAGGAGGCCCAGCGACTCCACGAGAGGGCGCGCGCCGTCGAGAACAACGTGGCGCGATTCAAGACCACGCTGATCGACGCCTTCAGACGGCACGGCATCCAGAAGATCAAGGGCGCGAAGTACACGGTGTTCCTGCGCACGGCCGAATCCGTGACCCTCGACGTCGATCCCGAGAACCTGCCGTCCGAATTCAGGAACGAGGTGATCGAGTACAAGCCGCGCAAGGCCGACATCAAGGCCGCAATCAAGGCGGGCGGCACCGTGCCCGGAGCGCGGATCGTGGAGAATGTCAGCCTCACCATCCGCTAACCCGGACGAGGCTCACGATACTTGCGAACAGTCCCCTTCCCTCCAACCGTCCCCGGCCCGACACCCCCCTTCGCTGGGCCGGGGGCACAGGAGAGCGCCATGCATAACGCAAACGCAACCGGCATCGTCTTCGGCGTGGTCAAGGCACGCGCCCTGCTCCGGTCCCTCGTGATCGGACCGGGACCGAAGCTCCCCCCGCGCGAGGACGCCATGCTCTGGGAAGCCTATCAGGCCCTGAATCAGGCCGAGGGAGCCATCGAAAACGCCATCGGCCTGCGCGGCGAACTTGCCGACCACGAGGCCCTGCGACAGGTCGCCGACCGCATTGAGACGGACGAGGCCATCCAGGACGCCCGCGAATCCGCAACCGCCCCCATGTCCGCAGCCCTGCGCCGCGAACAGGCCGGATGCGAGGAATCCCACCGCCGCCGCGACGAAGCCGCGGCGTGACGGGGACGAAGATCATGCGCAACCGCAACAGCAACGGCTCCATCCACACTCCCCTTCCGGGCGTGTTCCCCGAGATACGGCGCGGGGAACGCGTCCGGGTAAGGACCAGCGCAGGCGACCACAGAAAGAGCTTCGCCATGTCCGGCGTCGAATATGATCGCCAGCTCGGCTGGGGCCTGCGCGTGGCAGGCGAAGGCTTCGTGAAGGTCCACGACCTGCTGGGGATTCTGCCGTGAGCACCCCAAGGGAACGAAGACAAAACCGTGACGCTCACAACAATCGAACATCGCACGTTCCGGAACACATCTCTGCTAAGACGCTGCCCCCCCCCACGCATCGCCTAACCCCACCCCTTCCCCTGCCCGGAACGTTCTGTTCCGGGCGCGGATAAGGGATGGAGAGATAGGAGGAATCCGAATGACCGTCCTCTATAGACCAGGCCTGTGCGAACTGTGCGAGAACAATGTCGAGAACAGGGGAAAGGTTTGTGTGCTCGAAAGAAAGCACATCCGCGTCAACGCAAAGACGGGCGAGCCCTACATCTACCGAACGGACACTGTCTTTCACCCCATCATCCGGCGCAACGCTGGCATTCCGGGCTGGCACAACATCGAAGGGCCGTATCCTGCGAAATGTGGAAACTTCCGCAAACGCAAGGACGCACTTGACCATGTTAGTACAGACAAACCGAACACATGACCACCGCCCAGCCAACACCGGCACCGACCGTCGGGGAACTCTTCGCAGGGATCGGCGGAATGAGCCTCGGCCTCGCATGGGCGGGATTCAATGTTCGATGGCAGGTAGAAATAGATGAATGGTGCAGACGCATACTCGAAAGCCACTGGCCAGACGCCATACGCTTCGACGACATCCGAACTCTCGACCCAGACAGTCTGGCTCCCGTTGATCTCATCTGCGGAGGCTACCCCTGCCAACCATTTTCCAACGCCGGAAAGCGAAAGGGCTCGCGCGATGACCGCCACCTCTGGCCGGAGGTTGTTCGCATCCTTCGCCATCTCCGAAGGATGGAACGACACCCCGCTTGGTGCCTGTTTGAAAACGTTGATGGCCACGTCTCAATGGGCCTCGACAGCGTGCTTTCTGACCTGGAGGGAATCGGCTACACCTGCTGGCCGCTCATTGTTCCAGCTTGTGCCGTCGGGGCACGACACCAAAGAAATCGAGTCTGGATTGTGGCCAACGCCAAACGCGACTTGTTTCAAGGGCGGCCGGCTCTCGCCTCGAAAGGATGTGGCCAATCCACTCAAGAACAACTGGCAGGACTTCTGTTCCCTTGTCCTTGGCCATCGCTATCCGTCGCCAGAGCTTTCCGAGCTGGTGATGGGTTTTCCCGACAAGTGGACAGAAACAGGGCCATCGGAAATGCCGTCGTCCCACAGGTTGCATACATGATGGGCATGGCAATCCGGACCGCGCACGAGATCCACAATCTCCCCTACGCAGGAGACCCCACATGACCAAACCCACCGCCGAAGCCCTCCGCCTCACCCTGCTCCACCGCGGCCCGCTTCCGCGGGACTTCGGCATCTGGTGAATCGCAATCGTAAACCTCAGAGTGAGGAGCGACATGCCCCGCCACAAAGGCTCTGCCACAATCCGACAGGAATACCTGTCCCGCCCGCAGGCAGCGAGATTCTGCGGAGTCAGCCCCCGAACGTTCCGGCGGTGGGAAGAGTCCTACGCAATCCCGGCGAAAGGACCCGAACGAAATCGGTTTCTTATCGCTGACCTCTCCGCATTCATGGACAACCCTGAAGAATTCCTCGCAACGAGACGAGGAAGCGCCCGACGCCCTGCAACTGGCTTCACTCCGGTTGTCGTGCGTTGAAAATTACGGCATGACCGTGGACATGAAACCTGTAACGGCAAGAGCCACAACGGATGGACGATGGTTCGTGTCCTATCGTGTGCAGGGCAAGAAGAGCCCTGTTCGCGAATACTTCGGACGCGGAAAGACTGGGGAACAGACGGCGAAAATCCGTGCTGCAGAGCTTAACCTGTCCAAGACCAAGGGAGAAACCCTTGGGCGGACATCAACGGACATCTATCTGGATGAACTGGCACAAGTATACTTGGACGACGCTAAACGGCGCGGAGTCTCCGAGTATTGGCGCAAGGAATTCACCGCGCTCCTCAACACCACGATTCTCCCGGCACTCTCTTCGCGTCCCGTCGATCAGATTTCCTTCGCGGACATCGTGCGCATGGCCGACGGCTGGGGCAAATCCGTTGCCACAACCAACCGCTATCTGGGATACCTGCGCGCTGTGTTCCGCTTCGGGCTGGACCAGGACATCACCACCGTCAACCCTCTTCGGAAATGGCGAAAGGCCAAGGAGACAACCAAGCGCGACTTCCGGCTGACCATGGAAGACTTCGAACGGATCCGCGCGAAGGCAATGCCCCACCTCGCCATTGCCATGGAGATCGAACTAATGACATGGGCTCGCCCCGGTCCGACGGAACTCTTCAAGCTCCACAAGCGCGACATCGACCCGGAAGCCAAGACCATCCGCATTCGCGGAACCAAGACGCCAACATCGGATCGCCTCATGCATCTTGATGGCGACGAAGTCTGCAGGCTGCTGGAAATCACAAGCCTCTCGAAATCGGGATACCTGATCGAATACGCAGGCGCACCGGTCAAGCAGATTGCCAGATCGTGGGCGGCTGCCGTCGAAGCTGCGGGCATCACCTACCATGTCACACCCTATGACATCCGCCACCTCGGCATATCCGAAGCCCTCAGAGCCGGGGCTGATCTCGCCGCCGTCTCCCAGATGGCGGGGCACGCCGACATCTCCACCACCCAACGCAAATACTACCACTGCCTCAAGGGTGAGAAGGCCAGAGCGGCCACCCTCAAGGCCAAGGCAGCCCGCCCAAAGGCTGGCAAAGTCGTCAACTTCCCACGATGATTTCTGGTACACACCTTGGTACACACGCACGCCGTTTTTGGTACACAATCGCCCATTTTTGTGTACCAAATCAAAAAAATCTTCAATTATTCCAGCATATGCTCTGACGCATCCTTCTTTGGGAGCAGGATGCCGGGGGTTCAAATCCCTCCGCCCCGACCACTCGACCGAAAACGGGTCGCGAGTAATGCTCGCGACCCGTTTTTTCGTTTTATAAGGTCCGCTGACAATCGCCCCTGTACGCGCACGGATGAATCGGCATCTGGTTGCGGTTGGTTTGGCACTCGAATCAGGCCTGTCATCCCCCAAAGAAAACGCCCGCCCCTCCTGAACACATGGTAACCTCCTCACCACGGACGACCAAATCCCAAGGAGGATCCCAATGCCAGACTCCCCAAAAGCCTCCCCCGCCGCTCATCTGGAGAAAAACGACCTTTTTTTTAAAACAAGCCCGTATCTTCCCCACTGGCCAACCTGTCCGAAGGATGGGGACCTCCTCTTGAACGCGAGAATGGACAGGGAGCGTAAATCGCATTTAAAAGTTCACTCCATGGCCACCAATTACAACCGCATTTACGATGCCATAGTCAAGCTTACATCAGATATTCCGTGTGCCCCTGCAGCGTGGATATTGCGAACAACCCCAAAATTTCCCGTAACGCCCTGAACGTTGCCGCATCAAAGAGCCACAACACGGGCAGGTGGGGGTGCTAGATGTGGCAATTGTTTGAGGTGGTGTAGGTGCTGTGGTGTGGGATATTGGGGAAGGTGGCGGCGTGAAACGGATCGGTGGTGTCATCATCAGTGAGACAGTTGATGCTGGAATCGATGCACCCAACGCGCGCAGGTCTTGTTCTGCTTGGGCGCGAACAGCAATCGCGTCGGTCAGCGCCCCGTCGCTTCTGGCCCTCGTGGGCAATGCGTCAAGCCGGGCTTTGGCGTTTCTCAGGGTCCCCAGCCCGTTGCGGATCGTGGATTCCAGCTTCGCCTTTTCTGCCGCAAATCGTCCACGCAACGCCCTTTCGTCGGCAATGTCCTGAGCGTTCGGCGTCCGGTCATACCTAAACCGGGACTCATGTCCCCGCCGCCACGCCATCAGCTTGCCGGTCATCACGTCACCAAAACCCGGCACTCGCAGCACGGCGGAATGGTTCACATCAGCGGCGGTCTCGATTCCGAAGGATATCAGTGTTGCCGTTTTCGCCGGGCCGATACCGGAGATATTCGCGCGCCGGACGGAGAAACGGTCAAGATAGGCCTGTCGCTGGCGCGACTCCCGGTTGGACTTCATCTCCATGAGTTCGCGGGCAAGCGCATCGTCATGGCCCTTGTAGACGCCGATTGCGGCGTCCAAATCGGCGCGCACCTTCATAACCTCAGTCATGCCGTTACGTTTGACAAAGGCATTCAACTCTCGCTGCACACTTTCATCGGCATTTTTGAAGGCCTGTTGAAACGGGCCGGGGTCAACTTCACGGTTGGAGAAGATGAGCCACCCCCAGATTGCTAGCCCGATCCACACAAACCACGCCGGGGCGACGGAGATGAAACCAGCGACTGCGCCGCCCATCATCAACAAGCCCATGA
Coding sequences within:
- a CDS encoding siphovirus Gp157 family protein — translated: MLRIHDTEQAIHDLFDAAEEMASRPEDFTDEERAEIQRALEEQADLLASEEAEHADRYAFVIRKRLDEASFLREEAQRLHERARAVENNVARFKTTLIDAFRRHGIQKIKGAKYTVFLRTAESVTLDVDPENLPSEFRNEVIEYKPRKADIKAAIKAGGTVPGARIVENVSLTIR
- a CDS encoding DNA cytosine methyltransferase; protein product: MTTAQPTPAPTVGELFAGIGGMSLGLAWAGFNVRWQVEIDEWCRRILESHWPDAIRFDDIRTLDPDSLAPVDLICGGYPCQPFSNAGKRKGSRDDRHLWPEVVRILRHLRRMERHPAWCLFENVDGHVSMGLDSVLSDLEGIGYTCWPLIVPACAVGARHQRNRVWIVANAKRDLFQGRPALASKGCGQSTQEQLAGLLFPCPWPSLSVARAFRAGDGFSRQVDRNRAIGNAVVPQVAYMMGMAIRTAHEIHNLPYAGDPT
- a CDS encoding S24 family peptidase; translation: METKTHVSDEGMRYFAEYPRIVELIIERIEALKDKGQSYAATAKLIGVKPPTITRWLKGDRSKLSLDIFLRCMDALQIQPHDVFSGITPDLQEYDFIPKVTAKLGCGSGSLQVESDVQGLYAFRSDFLEMWHFHKSRLVMFEATGDSMSPTIEDGDNILISTGTDMAPRTGELWAIGIDEELLIKRIERRPGVLVLKSDNLSYKPIEVPLNDHANIRLIGKALWLARIL
- a CDS encoding site-specific integrase, which produces MSYRVQGKKSPVREYFGRGKTGEQTAKIRAAELNLSKTKGETLGRTSTDIYLDELAQVYLDDAKRRGVSEYWRKEFTALLNTTILPALSSRPVDQISFADIVRMADGWGKSVATTNRYLGYLRAVFRFGLDQDITTVNPLRKWRKAKETTKRDFRLTMEDFERIRAKAMPHLAIAMEIELMTWARPGPTELFKLHKRDIDPEAKTIRIRGTKTPTSDRLMHLDGDEVCRLLEITSLSKSGYLIEYAGAPVKQIARSWAAAVEAAGITYHVTPYDIRHLGISEALRAGADLAAVSQMAGHADISTTQRKYYHCLKGEKARAATLKAKAARPKAGKVVNFPR
- a CDS encoding helix-turn-helix domain-containing protein; protein product: MRSMMSSTMRGYSAKYLIPSSLTWVLVSIGQCLLSKIFPTGNLLLMNTLERFRKAHHLTYEAMASMVGLGPPSVWRHCQGLRRVSPSAAKRYERAFGIPAHVLRPDIFDGPSEPAPG
- a CDS encoding DUF4258 domain-containing protein — protein: MIVWMSDHARERMRERGITRQQVGNVLSRGRGYPQRGGRFLYRLGDMNVIISRAGVVVTAWCGVERGGGPQTKGRRR
- a CDS encoding topoisomerase DNA-binding C4 zinc finger domain-containing protein, producing MRLVPTHRELHELYSPKSRQHHFPKSDYRFLVHAALNVARAVGEVHQTGCVIGDLNHSGVLVAQDATVAIIDADSFQFRRNGKTYPCVVGVPEFTPPELHGIRFENVERTIEHDNFGLAVAIFHLLFMGRHPYAGCYKGPDISMGEAIAQNRFAFSLTRQAATRTTPPPGALTLDMFPDAVSRAFENAFGLTPGARPSAMDWIYALKALKGSLNQCSKVKTHYYPSAAGGCIWCKLIANSGFDMFPDLTAVESNIPTDVRGTEQAIREILAFRFPTVADLLPAAATPRGASNALNQARSGKRGSAFMGLLMMGGAVAGFISVAPAWFVWIGLAIWGWLIFSNREVDPGPFQQAFKNADESVQRELNAFVKRNGMTEVMKVRADLDAAIGVYKGHDDALARELMEMKSNRESRQRQAYLDRFSVRRANISGIGPAKTATLISFGIETAADVNHSAVLRVPGFGDVMTGKLMAWRRGHESRFRYDRTPNAQDIADERALRGRFAAEKAKLESTIRNGLGTLRNAKARLDALPTRARSDGALTDAIAVRAQAEQDLRALGASIPASTVSLMMTPPIRFTPPPSPISHTTAPTPPQTIATSSTPTCPCCGSLMRQRSGRYGKFWGCSQYPRCRGTRNI
- a CDS encoding phage regulatory CII family protein — translated: MRQRNTMPVLSAVHRMVIGQDRLSVEALADRVGISASSLYSKLNPYDERQLNLRQFLILLDSLDPAPVLEALCERYGMRAVPAGCPVPDGHSLHEEMVHDHLAHAEFCRAIECGASPDETRALARKACQEIEETQAFHEREKYRPGPLVPGAEEVG